The Desulfovibrio sp. genome window below encodes:
- a CDS encoding ABC transporter substrate-binding protein translates to MRMMLRVLSALALLALWNGPAFAAEPIKVGAVVSVTGPASVLGEPEKNTLEMVKEEINAKGGVQGRPIELIVYDDESDVNKAVLAAEKLLKKDQVCAVIGPTTSGSTLAIMNKFPAAQVPMVSMSAAEKIVSPVNPWIFKVAPSDRHAVGRILKHAQSKGYKKIAILTVSDGFGQAGREVLKELVPGQGFTLVADEVFGPKDTDMTAQLTKIKDAAPDAVICWGTNPGPAVVARNRMQLGITIPLYMSHGVASKKFIELAGEASEGIMLPAGHLIVAAQLPDSQPQKALLMAYTGQYQDKFKADVSTFGGHGWDGLKLVAKAVEMAGSTKPEAIRANLEKITGFPGIGGVFSFAENDHNGLNENAFEMVIVQGGNWKILK, encoded by the coding sequence ATGCGCATGATGCTTCGCGTACTGAGTGCCCTGGCCCTGTTGGCCCTCTGGAATGGACCAGCTTTCGCGGCCGAACCCATCAAGGTGGGGGCGGTGGTGTCCGTCACTGGCCCGGCGTCGGTGTTGGGCGAGCCGGAAAAGAACACCCTGGAAATGGTGAAAGAAGAAATCAATGCCAAGGGCGGAGTGCAGGGACGTCCCATAGAACTCATCGTTTACGACGACGAGTCCGACGTGAACAAGGCCGTGCTGGCTGCCGAGAAGCTTTTGAAGAAGGATCAGGTCTGCGCCGTGATCGGGCCCACCACCTCCGGCTCCACCCTGGCCATCATGAACAAGTTTCCAGCCGCCCAGGTGCCCATGGTTTCCATGTCCGCGGCCGAGAAGATCGTGAGCCCGGTCAATCCCTGGATATTCAAGGTAGCCCCGTCCGACCGCCACGCTGTGGGCCGTATCCTCAAACACGCCCAGTCCAAGGGCTACAAGAAGATCGCCATACTGACCGTATCCGATGGTTTCGGCCAGGCCGGGCGCGAAGTTTTGAAGGAGCTGGTCCCGGGCCAGGGCTTCACCCTGGTGGCGGACGAGGTGTTCGGCCCCAAGGACACGGACATGACCGCCCAGCTCACCAAGATAAAGGACGCGGCTCCGGACGCGGTGATCTGCTGGGGCACGAACCCAGGCCCGGCCGTGGTGGCCCGCAACCGCATGCAGCTTGGCATAACGATCCCGCTGTACATGAGCCACGGTGTGGCGTCGAAGAAGTTCATCGAGCTGGCCGGGGAAGCCTCCGAGGGGATCATGCTGCCCGCCGGGCATCTCATCGTTGCCGCGCAACTGCCCGACTCCCAGCCCCAGAAGGCTTTGCTCATGGCCTACACCGGCCAGTACCAGGATAAATTCAAGGCCGACGTCTCCACGTTCGGCGGCCATGGATGGGACGGGCTGAAACTGGTGGCCAAGGCCGTTGAGATGGCCGGCTCCACCAAACCCGAGGCCATCCGGGCCAATCTGGAGAAGATCACCGGGTTCCCCGGCATCGGCGGTGTGTTCTCCTTTGCGGAAAATGACCACAACGGCCTGAATGAGAATGCCTTCGAGATGGTCATCGTGCAGGGCGGCAACTGGAAAATACTGAAGTAA
- a CDS encoding ABC transporter substrate-binding protein: MAWRTLAALMLVVSSVLPSMASEKVKIGAVVSVTGPASFLGEPEKNTLMLLQDQMNAKGGIGGKKIEVIVYDDESDVNKAVLAAEKLIKKDQVVAVLGPSISGNTLAILGKVAEAKVPLVSMAAAEKIVSPVNPWVFKTAQSDRLAVNNILAHAKAQGYKKIAILTVSDGFGQAGREVLKELIPAAGMELVADEVYGPKDTDMTPQLTKIGSTGPQAVICWGTNPGPAVVARNRVQLGMKTPLYMSHGVAADKFIELAGDAADGLVLPASWLIVAPQMPEGPFKALLMGYIGDYTKKFGTVPSAFGGYAWDALMLLNEAAKNSGAVTPQGLRDGLEKVKGFQSATGVFSFTDKDHNGLTESSFAMVKIEGGKFVLLK; this comes from the coding sequence ATGGCTTGGCGTACCCTTGCGGCCTTGATGCTCGTGGTGTCTTCGGTTCTCCCCTCAATGGCGTCCGAAAAGGTCAAGATTGGTGCTGTGGTTTCCGTCACCGGTCCGGCCTCGTTTTTGGGCGAGCCTGAGAAGAACACCCTGATGTTGCTTCAGGACCAGATGAACGCCAAAGGCGGCATTGGCGGAAAGAAGATCGAGGTCATCGTCTACGACGACGAATCCGACGTGAACAAGGCCGTGCTGGCCGCTGAGAAGCTTATCAAGAAAGACCAGGTGGTGGCGGTGCTTGGCCCCTCCATCTCGGGCAACACCCTGGCCATCCTGGGAAAGGTGGCCGAGGCCAAGGTTCCGCTTGTGTCCATGGCTGCGGCTGAGAAGATCGTCAGTCCGGTCAATCCCTGGGTGTTCAAGACCGCCCAGTCCGACCGCCTGGCCGTCAACAACATCCTCGCTCACGCCAAGGCTCAGGGCTACAAGAAGATCGCCATCCTCACGGTGTCCGACGGCTTCGGTCAGGCCGGACGCGAGGTTCTCAAAGAGCTTATCCCCGCTGCCGGCATGGAACTCGTGGCCGACGAGGTCTACGGTCCCAAAGACACGGACATGACCCCCCAGCTCACCAAGATCGGATCCACCGGTCCCCAGGCCGTGATCTGCTGGGGCACCAATCCTGGTCCGGCCGTGGTGGCCCGCAACAGGGTGCAGCTTGGCATGAAGACCCCGCTGTACATGAGCCACGGCGTGGCCGCTGACAAATTCATCGAACTGGCCGGGGATGCGGCCGACGGTCTGGTGTTGCCGGCCAGCTGGCTCATCGTGGCTCCCCAGATGCCCGAGGGCCCCTTCAAGGCACTTCTCATGGGATACATCGGGGACTATACGAAAAAATTCGGCACCGTGCCGTCCGCATTCGGTGGCTACGCCTGGGACGCGCTGATGCTTTTGAACGAAGCAGCAAAAAATTCCGGCGCTGTGACGCCTCAGGGCTTGCGCGATGGGCTGGAGAAGGTCAAAGGTTTCCAGAGCGCCACCGGAGTCTTCTCCTTCACGGACAAGGACCACAACGGACTCACCGAGTCCAGTTTCGCCATGGTGAAGATCGAGGGTGGAAAATTCGTCCTTCTCAAATAA
- a CDS encoding efflux RND transporter periplasmic adaptor subunit: MKSIKSVFVAAILAFSMVLGGCSDGKNTKGQAKRPVPISVATVESGSIPVRITGVGNVEPYQSVAVRTQVGGLIVEQRVRDGQEVAAGDVIFMLDSRPFQAALKDAQGKLEKDLALLKRAEDDLTRYTGLQRKDVISQQQYDQANTDAKSLRASIKVSEAAIEQSKLQLEYSVIRAPFAGRVGTVMVNVGNVIKANDDRNLLVINQIQPIYVSFSVPEQHLPDIASRMGKIPLEVLASVGSDESKTEQGELVSVDNAVDRTTGTIKLKGLFKNENKRLWPGQFAKVALNLSARENVLTVPNSAVQIGLQGNFVYVVTPQNTAEFRLVETGGVVGARTIINKGLAQGDTVVTDGHVRLAPNSPVEVKGAQAQEGKSS; encoded by the coding sequence ATGAAGAGCATTAAGAGCGTGTTCGTTGCCGCAATATTGGCCTTTTCGATGGTGTTGGGCGGGTGTTCGGACGGCAAGAACACGAAGGGACAGGCCAAGCGGCCCGTGCCCATTTCCGTGGCCACGGTGGAATCCGGCAGTATCCCGGTGCGCATCACAGGTGTGGGGAACGTGGAACCCTACCAGAGCGTTGCGGTGAGAACCCAGGTTGGCGGGCTCATCGTGGAACAGCGGGTGCGGGACGGCCAGGAAGTGGCGGCCGGTGACGTGATCTTCATGTTGGATTCCCGCCCCTTTCAGGCAGCACTCAAGGATGCTCAGGGCAAACTGGAAAAGGACCTGGCCCTGCTCAAAAGGGCCGAGGACGATCTGACCCGCTACACCGGGCTGCAGCGCAAGGACGTGATCAGCCAGCAGCAGTACGATCAGGCCAATACCGATGCCAAAAGCCTGCGCGCATCCATCAAGGTGTCGGAAGCGGCCATCGAGCAGTCCAAGCTCCAGTTGGAGTATTCGGTCATCCGGGCGCCCTTCGCGGGAAGGGTGGGCACGGTAATGGTCAACGTGGGCAACGTCATCAAGGCCAACGACGACCGCAACCTTCTGGTGATTAACCAGATACAGCCCATCTACGTGAGCTTTTCCGTGCCGGAGCAGCATTTGCCGGATATTGCCTCGCGCATGGGCAAAATTCCCTTGGAGGTGCTGGCTTCTGTGGGTTCGGACGAATCCAAGACGGAGCAGGGAGAACTGGTGTCAGTGGACAATGCCGTGGACAGAACCACGGGGACCATCAAGCTCAAGGGTCTTTTCAAGAACGAGAACAAGCGCTTGTGGCCAGGCCAGTTCGCCAAGGTTGCGCTCAACCTGAGCGCCAGGGAGAATGTGCTCACGGTGCCCAACAGCGCGGTGCAGATCGGGCTTCAGGGCAATTTCGTCTACGTGGTCACGCCGCAGAACACGGCCGAGTTCAGGCTTGTGGAAACCGGGGGGGTGGTGGGCGCACGGACTATAATAAACAAAGGACTGGCCCAGGGCGACACAGTGGTCACCGACGGACACGTCAGGCTGGCGCCGAACTCCCCGGTTGAGGTCAAGGGGGCCCAGGCGCAGGAAGGCAAAAGCTCATGA
- a CDS encoding branched-chain amino acid ABC transporter permease, which translates to MGALTRHARLLVFAAALAFLPLALPNDYYINVLILCCLNALIVMGLNMLMGYAGQVSLGHAAFFGLAAYTTAVITATLGLPILVGILAGVGVSALVAWLIAIPTLKLHGHYLAMATLGFGIIVSIVFNEAVDITGGPSGFVGIPRLSLFGYAFASDKSYYCLVAAMLWLATLISTRVIDSRTGRALRAIHVSESAAETMGIDIAKHKRFVFVLSAVYAGIAGTLYAHHLTFVAPSSFGFHFSVQLLTMVVLGGMASIWGAVAGAFFLTSLPEFLRMFEEIDILIYGGLLIACMMFMPDGLAGGARVLLRRLKGTLRG; encoded by the coding sequence ATGGGCGCGCTCACACGCCATGCACGTTTGCTGGTCTTCGCCGCTGCCCTGGCTTTCTTGCCCCTGGCCCTGCCCAACGACTACTACATCAATGTCCTTATACTCTGCTGTCTGAACGCCCTGATCGTTATGGGGCTCAACATGCTCATGGGCTATGCGGGGCAGGTGTCCCTTGGCCATGCTGCCTTTTTCGGCCTGGCAGCCTACACCACGGCAGTGATTACGGCCACTCTTGGTCTGCCCATCCTGGTGGGCATCTTGGCCGGGGTGGGCGTCTCGGCGCTGGTGGCCTGGCTCATCGCCATCCCCACGCTCAAGCTCCACGGCCATTACCTGGCCATGGCCACCCTGGGATTTGGCATCATCGTGTCGATTGTGTTCAACGAGGCCGTGGACATAACCGGAGGGCCTTCGGGCTTCGTTGGCATCCCAAGGCTTTCGCTTTTCGGTTACGCGTTCGCATCGGACAAATCCTACTACTGCCTGGTTGCCGCGATGCTCTGGCTGGCCACGCTCATATCAACCAGGGTTATCGATTCGCGTACGGGCAGGGCGCTTCGCGCCATACATGTAAGCGAATCCGCGGCTGAGACCATGGGCATAGACATAGCCAAGCACAAACGCTTCGTGTTCGTCCTGTCGGCTGTGTATGCCGGGATCGCGGGCACCCTGTATGCCCACCACCTGACCTTCGTGGCTCCCTCGTCCTTCGGGTTTCATTTCTCGGTGCAGCTTTTGACCATGGTGGTCCTGGGCGGCATGGCCAGCATCTGGGGCGCCGTGGCCGGGGCCTTTTTCCTGACCTCGCTTCCTGAATTCTTACGCATGTTCGAGGAGATAGACATCCTCATATACGGCGGGCTGCTCATCGCCTGCATGATGTTCATGCCGGACGGCCTGGCGGGCGGTGCCCGGGTGTTGCTGCGCCGGTTGAAGGGGACCTTGCGTGGCTGA
- a CDS encoding efflux RND transporter permease subunit produces the protein MSLSSGFIKRPVMTTLVMSAILIFGVMGYISLPVSDLPNVDFPTIQVTASFPGANPETMAASVATPLEKQFSTIAGLDSMSSSSTLGLTKITLQFDLAREIDAAAQDVNSAIALAIKDIPPEMTTPPTYRKVNPADQPILYLAITSPTMRLSDLNEYAETLLAQRISMVSGVSQVVVYGSQKYAVRVQLDPDALASRDIGVDEMAAAVRQANVNLPTGTVSGPQREYTVQASGQLLRAEYFGPVIVAYRNGSPVRLNEIGRAIDSVENDRRRNFYNGEPGFVLAIMRQPGTNTVAVVDAVKKLMPGFKVQLPEAVNMEVMIDRSVSIRESVEDVKFTLVLTVALVIMVIFLFLRNLSATVIPSLALPLSLMGTFALMYQFKFSLNNISLMALTLSVGFVVDDAIVMLENIVRHMEMGKSPLKAAYEGAKEVSFTILSMTLSLTAVFIPVLFMGGVVGRLFKEFAVTICVAILFSGFVSLSLTPMLCSKWLKPLHGGSHGRLYMFIERGFEAVLHAYERSLRWVISHRRITMLFSISLLVVTGWLFSSIPKGFLPSEDIGQVLMITEAEQGISFTAMVEKQKRLMDIVGQDENIEGFMSVVGAGGPVATLNSGRMFMKLKPRHERPLSADQLIQKLRPKLAQVPGIMAFLQNPPSIRLGGNFTKGLYQYTLQAPDTGDLFKYSLELEEKLKEVSILQDVNSDLQLKNPQVYLEIDRDKTSALGISVQQIEDALYTSYGTRQVSTIYAPNNSYQVIMELLPKFRDDPTLMSRLYVRSSATGKLVPLDVLVKRTLSVGPLSVNHSGQLPSVTLSFNLRPGTSLSQAVAAVEDVSRQVLPASFTTKFEGTAQAFQSSMAGMSVLVILSIVVIYIVLGILYESFIHPLTILSGLPAAGVGALATLKLFGMDLDIYGFVGIIMLIGIVKKNAIMMIDFAIEAQRDKSLTPGEAIFQGCLVRFRPIMMTTMAALMGTLPIAMGFGAGAEARRPLGLAVVGGLMVSQLLTLYFTPVYYVYLDRFQTWLGKSFRSGEVVPGADSSHSSH, from the coding sequence ATGAGCCTCTCTTCCGGCTTCATCAAACGCCCGGTCATGACCACCCTGGTCATGAGCGCCATCCTTATCTTCGGGGTTATGGGCTACATCTCACTGCCAGTGTCCGACCTGCCAAACGTCGATTTCCCCACCATCCAGGTGACGGCCTCCTTCCCGGGGGCCAACCCGGAGACCATGGCCGCCTCAGTTGCTACCCCGCTCGAAAAGCAGTTTTCCACCATCGCCGGTCTGGACTCCATGAGCTCGAGCTCCACGCTTGGACTCACCAAGATCACCCTGCAGTTCGACCTTGCCCGCGAGATCGACGCCGCGGCCCAGGACGTGAATTCGGCAATCGCTCTGGCCATAAAAGACATCCCGCCGGAGATGACCACCCCGCCCACATACCGCAAGGTGAACCCGGCGGACCAGCCCATTCTCTACCTGGCCATCACCTCGCCCACCATGCGCCTCTCCGACCTGAACGAATACGCGGAGACCCTGCTGGCGCAGCGGATATCCATGGTGTCAGGTGTGTCGCAGGTGGTGGTGTACGGGTCCCAGAAATATGCGGTCCGCGTGCAGTTGGACCCGGACGCCCTGGCCAGCAGGGACATCGGCGTGGACGAGATGGCCGCGGCCGTACGCCAGGCCAACGTCAACCTGCCAACGGGCACGGTGTCCGGCCCGCAACGCGAATATACGGTGCAGGCCTCGGGACAGCTTTTGCGCGCCGAATACTTCGGCCCGGTCATCGTGGCCTACCGGAACGGCTCTCCTGTGCGCTTGAACGAAATCGGCAGGGCCATCGATTCCGTGGAGAACGACCGCCGTCGCAACTTCTACAACGGCGAACCCGGCTTCGTGCTGGCCATCATGCGCCAGCCCGGCACCAATACCGTGGCCGTGGTGGATGCGGTCAAGAAGCTCATGCCCGGCTTCAAGGTCCAGCTTCCCGAAGCGGTGAACATGGAGGTCATGATCGACCGGTCGGTGTCCATCAGGGAATCCGTGGAGGACGTGAAGTTCACCCTGGTCCTCACAGTGGCCCTGGTTATCATGGTCATCTTCCTGTTTTTGCGGAATCTTTCGGCCACGGTCATTCCCTCATTGGCTCTGCCGCTGTCGCTCATGGGCACCTTCGCGCTCATGTACCAATTCAAATTCAGCCTGAACAACATCTCGCTTATGGCGCTCACGCTCTCGGTGGGCTTCGTGGTGGACGACGCCATCGTCATGCTGGAGAACATCGTGCGGCACATGGAGATGGGCAAATCGCCTCTCAAGGCCGCGTACGAAGGGGCCAAGGAAGTCAGTTTCACCATCCTGTCCATGACCTTGTCGCTCACGGCGGTGTTCATCCCAGTGCTTTTCATGGGCGGCGTGGTGGGCAGGCTGTTTAAGGAATTCGCTGTCACCATATGCGTTGCCATTCTGTTCTCTGGCTTCGTCTCCCTGTCGCTCACGCCCATGCTGTGCTCCAAATGGCTGAAGCCTCTCCACGGAGGAAGCCACGGGCGTCTCTACATGTTCATCGAACGTGGATTCGAAGCCGTGCTCCACGCCTATGAAAGAAGCCTCCGTTGGGTAATATCCCACAGGCGCATCACCATGCTTTTTTCGATTTCGCTGCTGGTGGTCACTGGATGGCTTTTTTCCTCCATCCCCAAGGGTTTTTTGCCCAGCGAGGACATCGGCCAGGTGCTCATGATCACCGAGGCCGAACAGGGAATCAGCTTCACGGCCATGGTTGAAAAGCAGAAGCGGCTCATGGACATCGTGGGCCAGGATGAAAATATCGAGGGGTTCATGTCCGTGGTGGGCGCGGGCGGTCCCGTGGCCACGCTCAACTCCGGACGCATGTTCATGAAGTTGAAGCCCCGCCACGAAAGGCCGCTCAGTGCCGACCAGCTCATCCAGAAGCTCAGGCCGAAACTGGCCCAGGTCCCCGGGATCATGGCCTTTTTGCAGAATCCCCCCTCGATTCGCCTGGGCGGTAACTTCACCAAGGGCCTCTACCAGTACACCCTCCAGGCTCCGGATACGGGTGACCTGTTCAAGTATTCGCTCGAACTGGAGGAAAAGCTCAAGGAAGTATCCATACTCCAGGACGTCAACTCCGACCTGCAACTGAAGAACCCCCAGGTGTACCTGGAGATCGACCGCGACAAGACCTCGGCCTTGGGCATCAGCGTGCAGCAGATAGAGGACGCCCTGTACACTTCCTACGGTACGCGCCAGGTGTCCACCATCTACGCGCCCAACAACTCCTACCAGGTGATCATGGAGCTTCTGCCCAAGTTCCGGGATGATCCCACGCTCATGTCGCGTCTTTACGTACGCTCATCCGCCACTGGCAAACTCGTTCCCTTGGACGTGCTGGTGAAGCGGACGCTCAGCGTTGGGCCGCTCTCGGTGAACCACTCCGGACAGCTGCCTTCGGTGACCCTTTCCTTCAACCTGCGCCCGGGAACCTCGCTCAGCCAGGCGGTTGCGGCCGTGGAGGACGTGTCGCGCCAGGTTCTGCCCGCGTCGTTCACCACCAAGTTCGAAGGCACGGCCCAGGCCTTCCAGTCCTCAATGGCCGGTATGTCGGTGCTGGTCATCCTTTCGATTGTGGTCATCTACATCGTGCTTGGAATTCTCTATGAATCCTTCATCCATCCGCTGACCATCCTCTCCGGCCTGCCGGCCGCGGGAGTGGGAGCGCTGGCCACGCTGAAGCTCTTTGGCATGGATCTGGACATCTACGGTTTCGTGGGAATCATCATGCTCATTGGCATCGTGAAGAAAAACGCCATCATGATGATCGACTTCGCCATCGAAGCGCAACGCGACAAAAGCCTCACTCCGGGCGAAGCCATTTTCCAGGGGTGCCTGGTGCGTTTCAGACCCATCATGATGACCACCATGGCCGCGCTCATGGGCACCCTGCCCATCGCCATGGGGTTCGGGGCGGGAGCCGAGGCCCGCAGGCCGCTTGGATTGGCCGTGGTGGGCGGGCTCATGGTCTCGCAGCTGCTCACCCTGTATTTCACCCCGGTCTATTACGTGTACCTTGACCGCTTCCAGACCTGGCTCGGCAAGAGCTTCAGAAGCGGCGAGGTGGTCCCTGGCGCCGACTCATCCCATTCGTCGCATTGA
- a CDS encoding branched-chain amino acid ABC transporter permease translates to MLSGAPQYLVSGLTVGATYGLTALGFTMIFNTTGIINFAQGEFVMLGGMLSVVFLKAGAPLPLAILLAVAISALAGCLIERTVIRPVSRSAPVNLVIITIGASILVRGIVMLIWGKDTFALPAFTGTKPLAILGAAVQPQSLWVLFITLLVLAALKLFFSRTIHGKAMLACACERKAAALMGISVERMAMFSFGLSGFIGAVGGAILAPITLTSYDVGVMLGLKGFAACILGGLGNPFGAAAGGLILGVLESFGAGFISSAYKDAFAFIVLLVLLFVKPTGLFGGPKSDRV, encoded by the coding sequence ATGCTTTCAGGCGCACCGCAATACCTGGTGTCGGGACTCACGGTGGGGGCCACCTACGGGCTGACGGCCCTTGGCTTCACCATGATTTTCAACACCACCGGCATCATCAACTTCGCTCAAGGCGAGTTCGTGATGCTTGGTGGTATGCTTTCCGTCGTCTTCCTCAAAGCGGGCGCGCCGCTGCCCCTGGCCATTCTTTTGGCCGTGGCGATAAGCGCCCTGGCAGGATGCCTCATTGAGCGGACAGTGATCCGCCCGGTGAGCCGGTCCGCTCCCGTGAACCTGGTCATCATCACCATTGGCGCATCCATATTGGTGCGCGGGATAGTGATGCTCATTTGGGGCAAAGACACCTTCGCCCTGCCTGCCTTCACCGGCACCAAGCCGCTGGCCATACTGGGCGCGGCGGTTCAGCCCCAGAGCCTCTGGGTGCTCTTCATTACGCTTCTGGTTCTGGCGGCGCTCAAGCTCTTTTTCAGCCGAACCATCCACGGCAAGGCCATGCTGGCCTGCGCCTGCGAGCGCAAGGCCGCGGCGCTCATGGGGATATCCGTGGAACGCATGGCCATGTTCTCATTCGGCCTCTCGGGATTCATCGGCGCCGTGGGCGGAGCCATCCTCGCACCCATCACCCTGACCTCGTACGACGTGGGGGTGATGCTCGGACTCAAGGGCTTCGCGGCCTGCATCCTGGGCGGGCTGGGAAATCCCTTCGGGGCGGCTGCAGGAGGCCTTATCCTCGGAGTCCTGGAGTCGTTCGGTGCTGGGTTCATCTCCTCGGCCTACAAGGACGCCTTCGCCTTCATCGTCCTCTTGGTGCTCTTGTTCGTGAAGCCAACCGGTCTCTTCGGCGGCCCCAAGTCGGATCGGGTGTAG
- a CDS encoding CerR family C-terminal domain-containing protein: MHPDQEETKLRLLNAAGEVFSEKGFRSGTIRDICAVAGTNVASVHYHFGGKKELYKALLEYCFQEGMRRFPPSSGLHGQARAEEALAAFIRSFLNRTLGEGRPFWHARLMAREMADPTPALGNMVLSSIRPNMERLMAIVGALLGDGAREEDIRFCALSVVGQCQHYSRARTIIETLFPDMKCDVSGIDSLTDHILRFSLAAILGYRQEGNNEEH, encoded by the coding sequence ATGCATCCTGATCAGGAAGAGACCAAACTGAGGCTGTTAAACGCTGCGGGTGAGGTTTTTTCCGAGAAAGGGTTCAGGTCCGGGACGATTCGAGACATCTGCGCCGTGGCCGGTACCAACGTTGCTTCCGTGCACTACCATTTCGGCGGCAAGAAAGAACTGTACAAGGCCCTTTTGGAATACTGCTTCCAAGAGGGAATGCGGCGCTTCCCTCCTTCATCAGGCCTTCATGGCCAAGCCCGGGCCGAAGAGGCTCTGGCCGCGTTCATCCGGTCGTTCCTGAACAGAACCCTCGGGGAGGGGCGTCCGTTCTGGCATGCCCGGCTCATGGCCCGGGAAATGGCGGACCCGACCCCGGCGCTCGGCAATATGGTGCTTTCTTCCATCAGGCCGAACATGGAGCGGCTCATGGCCATTGTGGGAGCGCTTTTGGGTGATGGCGCGCGCGAAGAGGACATCAGATTCTGCGCCCTCTCCGTTGTGGGGCAATGCCAGCACTACTCCCGGGCCCGCACGATAATCGAGACACTTTTTCCGGATATGAAGTGCGACGTCTCCGGCATCGACTCTCTTACAGATCATATTCTGCGGTTCAGCCTTGCCGCCATTCTCGGATATCGCCAGGAAGGAAACAATGAAGAGCATTAA
- a CDS encoding FUSC family protein, translating to MKLPKASPLHVKHAVKTALAAVTTYALTVLLGLPQGYWAVISVIIVMQTNLGGSYQAGVNRIIGTAVGAVLGAASVALFGSGVLSLGLGVGLSIFVCAYFIHLHESFRMAGLTATIIILLSPLGGTFMDYAVYRFLEISMGVVVALAFSMLVWPSRAGWHLKKGVVQVLHDEAALYSILLSCRISPDCDQQDETAAVLQLETTRDKNHDLLEEAKKEPSGFSKKDHITISLYNFTERIAEHLLSMELAVHHEDLESLHGMVAKEMDILAQTTITVMTRVALAISQDRDPGPIDDLKRAVGNAEDALGRVRKQHVLPTYDLEPVMRFFSYYYNMREIAVELTGMADRAALLDEERATHS from the coding sequence ATGAAGCTTCCTAAGGCGAGTCCCTTGCACGTAAAGCACGCCGTCAAGACCGCGCTCGCGGCCGTAACCACCTACGCCCTGACTGTTCTTTTGGGACTCCCCCAGGGATATTGGGCGGTCATAAGCGTCATCATAGTCATGCAGACCAACCTCGGCGGCTCCTACCAGGCCGGGGTGAACAGAATAATCGGCACCGCCGTTGGTGCCGTGCTGGGCGCCGCAAGCGTGGCACTGTTCGGTTCCGGGGTTTTATCCCTGGGTCTCGGGGTTGGCCTCTCGATCTTTGTCTGCGCCTATTTCATCCATCTCCACGAATCTTTCCGCATGGCCGGGCTCACTGCCACCATCATCATCCTTCTCAGCCCCCTTGGGGGCACGTTCATGGACTATGCCGTGTACAGGTTCCTGGAAATCAGCATGGGTGTTGTGGTGGCCCTGGCCTTCTCCATGCTGGTCTGGCCTTCCCGGGCGGGCTGGCACCTGAAGAAGGGAGTGGTCCAGGTTCTGCACGACGAAGCGGCGCTCTATTCCATCTTGCTCTCCTGCCGCATCTCGCCAGACTGCGACCAGCAGGACGAAACCGCCGCGGTCCTGCAACTGGAGACCACCAGGGACAAAAACCACGATCTGTTGGAGGAAGCCAAGAAGGAGCCCTCGGGATTCTCAAAAAAGGACCACATCACCATTTCGCTCTACAACTTCACGGAGCGCATCGCCGAGCACCTGCTCTCCATGGAGCTGGCCGTACACCATGAGGATCTGGAGTCCCTGCACGGCATGGTAGCCAAGGAAATGGACATACTAGCCCAAACCACCATCACCGTGATGACACGGGTTGCCCTGGCCATCTCCCAGGACAGGGACCCAGGACCCATCGACGACCTCAAACGCGCGGTGGGCAACGCCGAGGACGCGTTAGGGCGCGTAAGAAAACAACATGTGCTCCCCACATACGACCTGGAGCCTGTCATGCGGTTCTTCAGCTATTACTATAATATGCGGGAGATCGCGGTAGAATTGACAGGAATGGCCGACCGGGCGGCTCTCCTGGATGAGGAAAGAGCCACTCATTCGTAG